The nucleotide window CTTCGAAGCCTGAGTTTGTCAGAAGATTGCTGGACAGTTCCGTGTAGTTGCTGCAACTTGTACTGGGCGTGTCGCTGTCAGACGATAGACTGCCATCGGAAAGAGGAAAATCCGGCGTATCAAAGAATATAACATCTGCTCCAGCATCGCTGGCTTTATCGGAACCTGAACAAGCCCAAAGCAGCACAAGAAGCAGCCTAGAAATAAATCCTCGGGTCTTCATAGTGTGTTGTACTCCTTCATAGTCATGGGTTACACGACGAGTCGCTTGGACATACTTCGCAAAGGTCTGTGCCTTCTACTCGACATGCATTTGCACAATAGTAATAGGCACAACGGTCGTCGCTTTCGCAAGCCTGGAAGTTATGGTTGTTGCAAAGGCTGCACACATCGTATGCGCTACCGATGCTCCCCGCGATAGCGCATTGATAAAACCGAGAATCTGTCGGACATTCATAGTAAGCACAAGCAAAGTCCGTCGCTTCGCCGTCACATTGTTCCTGCGTAAAGTAAGGATTGCAAAGACACATTTGTTGGTGAAAGGCGAGCAATTTTGATTTTCGTTAGTACATCCACCGCAGTTTATCGTTTCGGTCGCACTGGTTCCCGGAAGGCAAGCTCCGAAGATTTCACCACAACGACCTTCGCACTCATTGCCACTTTCGGGACACTCGCACTGGCCGCTTACACAAATCATGCTGCTATCTTCACAGGCACCGCACGAGATGTCTTTGCAGCCATCGAAAATCTTACCGCATACCGCGCCTTGCTCTTCACAAGTAGTCGTCGGATCACATGCTTTAATCGGAGGTCCCTGATCTTGTAAAATATCAGCGTCTCCGGTGTCTTCTGAGCCTGAGCCACCACAGGAGGCTCCCAAAGTTACTATCAAGGCAAGAAAAGTATTTCTAAAATTAAGCACGGTATCGACAGACTAGCACTATAACTATAGGACGCGATTCAAAGCCGGTCAAACGTCGATTGACCCTAAAGCCATGCGATTTGTGTGATAAAGGTAAGTGAATTCCTACTGTTACTTTCAGCTAGCGCACTCGGTATGGTCGACGAGAAACGCACTCACCGATACATCATCAGCTCCGGGACTGGCCTATCCGAAACAGCATGCAATCCAGCTCTCAAAACCCACACACTGATCCCTAGAAGATAAAACAGACTTAGCGTCCAGACAAAGTTGGCATGATCGTAGTAATTTCATGCCAATTTTGGCATCATCCGCCAGATGGTCACGCCAGATTTAGCCTACGGCACTCCACGCAAGCTACCTAAGCCTAAAAGTTTAGATGGTAGCGTTGTGGTGCTCGATATTGCCTTTGCCACCGAGGTAGGCGGCGCCAGCTTTAACAAAGTCACGCGTCCCTTCATTGAAGGACTCGGTGACCGCTTGCTGCTCTGGGTCGATCATCACGATCACGATTTACATGTTCAGTACGAAGAAAATCCGCGCTTTTTCCTGCGAAGTAAAGCTCAACACGGCGCTTGTCCTGAAATGATTACCGAGGAGCTCGTCGAGCAGTATGGTCAACCCGATACCATCTGTTGCCACGTTGATTTTGATGGTTTGTGCGCCGCCGCCAAATGGATTCGTGGAGGAAAAGAGCCTTACGCAGGAGCCGATCACGATGCATGGGCCATCGACACGCGTTTAGGCAAAGCAAGCGAGCAAGGGATGCTGCTCGATCGCGCACTTCGTGCTCATCCACGCGACAATTCTCTCAAAGACGTCATTGTGGATTATCTTGTTCATGGTGCTGAGGACAGGGTAAGTTTTCGAACGATCGAAGAGGCCGCAACCGACCTTGCTGCCATGGAAAAGCAATCGGAAGCTTTGGCTCAGCGCTACCAAATTAGCGGTGAGGTGGCTGTGGTCGACACAACGCAAAGCAACCTTCCTTACGACAAGACCTGGCTGCTTTTACTTGGACAGCAAAAAGCCGCTATTTCGATCGTCTACGATGCTCATACTGTCACAGCCGCTGCGCGTTTTGACAGTGGTATTAATCTGCTACGTTTACTAGGCTTATCCGGTGGTATGCCCACTCGAGTTAGCGTATCAAGGCAGCAGCTTCAAGATGTCCTTGATGCGCTGGATCCGTATCGCAAAAAAGTTTAAATCATGCGTTTTCAGCTTCGCAAAAGTCTTTTTCTCGTCCCAAACTTAATTACGCTTTCAAGCGTATTTTGCGGTTTCTACGCGTCAATCATCGTGGCCGAGGCAAACAACTCCGATGACTTTTATCGCTCAACTGTATTCATCGTGCTTGCGATGTTTCTTGATACCCTCGATGGACGCGTGGCAAGGCTCACACGGACACAAAGTAGCCTAGGTGTTCAGCTTGACTCGTTGGCCGATGTCATCTCCTTTGGACTGGCGCCTTCGTTACTTGTGTACCGATGGTCCCTTCACCAACTTGCAGGCCTCGGAGTGTTCGTAAGCTTTTGTTTTCTAGCTGCTGGTGTATTGCGCCTGGCTCGCTTTAACGTCCTAGCCGTTAGCCCAGTTGGTGCACCGAATAAACCCAAAGCCTACACCCTAGGGCTTCCCATACCTGCGGCAGCCGGGATCTTAGTTTCTCTGGTTGCTGCAAACCACGCACTGGATCTTCCCTTTCCCGGCTCACCCGTCTTCGTCATGGTGCTCGTCCTGGCTCTATCGTTTTTCATGGTAAGCACGCTGCGTTTTAGGTCTTTCAAAGATCTGAAACTGAACGCGCAGAGCGTTGCCCTCGTACTCTTTGCCATCATCCCAGGAATTTTGCTTGCCCTACGCTATCACATCAGTGTCACATTGATATGGCTCCTCGGGGCCTATATGGCACTGGGAGTAGGCGAGAGTTTTTTGCGCTTGCTTAGTCGTTTGCTTGACGCTAAATCCAAAAACAAAGAGTACAACGACCACCCGTCAACACCATGACTCTGTCTGCGCTAAATAAAAACATGGATGCCGCTCTTATTGAACTCGGCAAAAAATTAAAATCGGATCAGATCATCACTGATAGCGACGTACTTGAAAGCTATGCGATTGATACCAGCGAAGCGGAACCTCATCAACCCGATGCTGTCCTGCGAGCTCGCTCTGCTCAAGAC belongs to Myxococcales bacterium and includes:
- the pssA gene encoding CDP-diacylglycerol--serine O-phosphatidyltransferase; the encoded protein is MRFQLRKSLFLVPNLITLSSVFCGFYASIIVAEANNSDDFYRSTVFIVLAMFLDTLDGRVARLTRTQSSLGVQLDSLADVISFGLAPSLLVYRWSLHQLAGLGVFVSFCFLAAGVLRLARFNVLAVSPVGAPNKPKAYTLGLPIPAAAGILVSLVAANHALDLPFPGSPVFVMVLVLALSFFMVSTLRFRSFKDLKLNAQSVALVLFAIIPGILLALRYHISVTLIWLLGAYMALGVGESFLRLLSRLLDAKSKNKEYNDHPSTP